The Humulus lupulus chromosome 4, drHumLupu1.1, whole genome shotgun sequence genome has a window encoding:
- the LOC133832404 gene encoding uncharacterized mitochondrial protein AtMg00820-like, with translation MVTRAKSGIHKPRLFYNVAAGTPIEPSTYREASKYDEWNHSMHTEFTALQSQGTWSLVPFPANCKVIGSKWVYRIKLKADGSVNRYKARLVAKGSHQTLGLDFHETCSLVIKPTTI, from the coding sequence ATGGTTACACGTGCTAAATCAGGCATACACAAGCCTCGTTTGTTTTACAATGTGGCTGCAGGTACCCCTATTGAACCCTCTACCTACCGAGAGGCTAGCAAATATGATGAGTGGAACCATTCGATGCACACAGAGTTTACTGCTCTTCAATCTCAGGGTACTTGGTCTCTTGTTCCATTTCCAGCAAATTGCAAAGTTATTGGTTCTAAATGGGTTTATCGCATTAAACTCAAAGCTGATGGTTCAGTTAACCGTTACAAGGCGCGTTTGGTAGCCAAAGGGTCCCACCAAACTCTTGGCTTGGATTTTCATGAAACATGCAGCTTGGTTATCAAGCCCACTACCATTTAG
- the LOC133830655 gene encoding pentatricopeptide repeat-containing protein At5g66520-like, whose protein sequence is MVMLKYPCSICMYGADLQISQMLLQVDGLPKALSTISHSHPQNLFNLLERCNSIRKLTQIHTQILVNGFTKKNFLLVKLLFYYVYSGYLEPALTVFENVEKPSTGIWNQIIRGYGRSETPGKSVELYNRMVETEAKPDGYTYSFLLNACAKSGLFREGEQVHGRVFANGYCSNLFVQTNLVNFYAVGGGGNRVECARRAFDDMPERNVVSWNSLLKGYVKCGDIDGARRIFSEMPERNVVSWTTMVAGCAQNGKSRESLSLFQRMRRADMELDQVALVSALSACAVLGDLELGRWIHWGIEEASRVKNQPFLVSLNNALIHMYASCGVIDEAYEVFKKMPKRNTVSWTTIISGFAKQGRGDEALHVFWTMLSSGKREERPDEITFIGALCACSHGGLVNEGRHIFKFMTQTMGISPRIEHYGCMVDLLSRAGFLDEAMRLIETIPMKLNDAIWGALLGGCRLHKNAELASNIAKKLSVELNSDQAAGYLVLLSNVYAAAERWLDVAFVRQKMVQMGVKKPPGRSWIQIDGIIHDFVAGDMTHRHASSIYKMLDEIYKMNSRDMPLYAEEY, encoded by the exons ATGGTCATGTTGAAGTATCCCTGCAG TATCTGCATGTATGGTGCTGATTTACAAATCTCTCAAATGTTACTTCAAGTCGATGGTCTGCCCAAAGCATTATCAACAATTAGTCATTCGCATCCACAAAATCTCTTCAATCTACTTGAGCGCTGTAACTCCATAAGAAAGCTTACACAGATTCATACCCAGATACTCGTTAATGGCTTCACCAAGAAAAATTTCCTTCTTGTTAAGCTACTATTTTACTACGTTTATTCTGGTTATCTTGAGCCTGCGCTAACTGTTTTTGAAAATGTTGAGAAGCCAAGCACTGGTATTTGGAACCAAATAATCAGAGGATATGGTCGAAGCGAAACCCCTGGAAAATCAGTTGAATTATACAATCGAATGGTGGAGACTGAAGCTAAGCCAGATGGGTATACGTATTCGTTTCTTCTTAATGCATGTGCGAAGTCGGGATTGTTTAGAGAAGGGGAACAGGTTCACGGGAGAGTTTTCGCAAATGGGTATTGCTCTAATCTCTTTGTTCAAACAAATTTGGTGAATTTTTATGCGGTTGGCGGAGGAGGTAATCGTGTTGAATGTGCACGCCGAGCGTTCGATGATATGCCTGAGAGGAATGTTGTGAGCTGGAATTCCTTACTTAAGGGGTATGTTAAGTGCGGCGATATCGACGGAGCAAGGAGAATTTTTAGCGAAATGCCGGAGAGAAACGTCGTCTCTTGGACGACCATGGTGGCGGGGTGTGCCCAAAATGGGAAATCTAGAGAATCTCTGTCTCTGTTTCAACGGATGAGGAGAGCAGATATGGAGTTGGACCAAGTGGCTCTAGTGTCAGCATTATCGGCATGTGCTGTGTTAGGTGATTTGGAATTGGGAAGATGGATTCACTGGGGCATTGAAGAAGCGTCGCGTGTGAAAAACCAGCCATTCTTGGTTTCGTTGAACAATGCTCTTATTCACATGTATGCTAGTTGTGGGGTAATTGACGAAGCATATGAAGTATTCAAAAAGATGCCAAAAAGAAATACTGTTTCATGGACAACCATCATCAGTGGGTTTGCAAAACAGGGTCGTGGGGATGAAGCCCTCCATGTCTTTTGGACGATGTTAAGCTCAGGAAAGAGAGAAGAAAGACCTGACGAGATTACTTTCATTGGAGCTCTTTGTGCTTGCAGCCATGGTGGACTAGTTAATGAGGGCCGCCATATTTTCAAATTCATGACTCAAACTATGGGAATCAGCCCAAGGATTGAGCATTACGGGTGCATGGTTGATCTCTTGAGCCGTGCTGGCTTCCTCGATGAAGCAATGAGGCTTATTGAGACTATACCAATGAAGCTAAATGATGCTATTTGGGGTGCTCTTTTAGGTGGTTGTAGACTTCATAAAAATGCTGAGCTTGCATCGAATATTGCTAAAAAACTATCAGTTGAGCTCAATTCTGACCAAGCCGCAGGCTATCTAGTTCTTCTGTCAAATGTGTATGCAGCTGCTGAAAGGTGGCTAGATGTTGCTTTTGTGAGACAAAAGATGGTCCAGATGGGTGTGAAAAAGCCTCCAGGTCGAAGTTGGATTCAGATCGATGGCATTATTCATGATTTTGTTGCTGGTGACATGACTCATAGGCATGCTTCTTCTATCTATAAAATGCTTGATGAGATCTACAAAATGAACTCAAGAGATATGCCCTTATATGCTGAAGAATATTGA